atctatattttaagGGAGAAGCAATATTCTCATGTTAACTGACATTTGTGCAGAGCAAGGAGGAGAAATATTTCATCCACAACCACTTGTCATTTCTGGTGAAGTACCACAAGGATACACAAACAGAACTTGCTAGGATAGTGGGCTTTGAGGTCAAACCTTTCAGGTTGATTGCAAGTTTCAtcagctgttttttttttttttggtgtggtgtaaacttttctttccttgtcttCACCTCTGACCCTCTGATGCTGAGAACGAGTAAATTACCTACACTGCAGTGTTAAACACGAGTTTGAAGGTGAATGGAATGGTAACAAGACTCGCTTGAGCACCTGCGATCCTCATGCAAAACGATCGGTTATGAACTCTGATTCTCCTCAAGAGGTTGAGGCTAACAAGGACATTATATTCACCTACGATGTCGAGTTCGAGGTAAAAATTTCAGCGGCTGAATGGAAGTGTATAGGATGTATTAGTTCTATGCTTTGAATAGcatcttatgattttttttttttctctttcttcattCTTAATTTCTGCCACAGGAGAGTGCTATCAAGTGGGCATCTCGCTGGGACACCTACCTTCTGATGACAGATGACCAGATCCACTGGTTCTCCATTGTCAACTCTCTGATGATTGTTCTCTTCCTCTCCGGCATGGTCGCAATGATCATGCTCCGCACACTGTACCGTGACATCTCCAAGTACAACCAGCTCGAGACCCAGGAAGAAGCTCAAGAAGAGACTGGTTGGAAACTTGTCCACGGCGACGTCTTCCGCCCACCCTCTAACTCTGACTTACTTTGCGTGTATGTCGGGACCGGAGTTCAGTTCTTCGGCATGCTGCTCGTCACCATGATGTTTGCCGTTCTTGGCTTCCTCTCCCCTTCAAACCGGGGTGGATTAATGACCGCCATGCTACTCCTTTGGGTATTCATGGGCCTATTTGCTGGCTATTCCTCTTCCCGTTTGTACAAAATGTTCAAGGGCGCAGAATGGAAGAAGCTCACTCTGCGCACCGCCTTCACTTTTCCCGGAATCGTTTTTGCCATTTTTTTCGTCTTGAATGCCCTAATCTGGGGGGAGAAGTCATCGGGAGCTGTGCCTTTCACTACAATGTTCGCCCTCGTACTCCTCTGGTTTGGTATTTCGGTCCCTCTTGTGTTCGTGGGAAGCTACATCGGGTTCAAGAAGCCGGCCATTGAGGACCCTGTGAAAACTAACAAAATACCGAGGCAAATTCCCGAGCAGGCGTGGTACATGAACCCGATTTTCTCTATTCTGATAGGAGGAATACTTCCCTTCGGAGCTGTTTTCATTGAGCTCTTCTTCATCCTCACCTCGATTTGGCTGCACCAGTTCTACTACATCTTCGGCTTCCTTTTCCTCGTCTTCGTCATCCTTATCATCACATGTGCGGAGATCACTATCGTGCTCTGCTATTTCCAGCTGTGCAGCGAGGACTACCTGTGGTGGTGGAGATCGTACTTGACTTCAGGATCTTCTGCGCTCTATCTTTTCTTATACGCGACCTTCTACTTCTTTACTAAGCTGGATATCACGAAGCTGGTGTCGGGTATATTGTACTTCGGGTACATGCTCATTGCATCCTATGCCTTCTTTGTACTGACAGGTACGATCGGCTTCTATGCGTGCTTCTGGTTCACAAGGTTGATTTACTCGTCAGTCAAGATCGACTGAGGAAGAGGAGATTGAAAATATTCGACCCAGAAAACTTGTTAAGGGTTTGAATCTTTCGTGTTCTAGAGGTTGTGTAATAGCTCAATTTGATGAAAGGACCTAAGTTGAATTAGTGCTTCAATTCATTtcactcttttatttttggcgTTTTCTCGTCATCAAGATGAATCTTTGGTGGCGACTTAGAGAATTAGGGGTGTCAGTATACCTactcatgcattttttttttttttttttgaacttttcaaaaaaatacgGAACGGGCCGTTTAATacgtattttttaaaattcgcgCGATTAACTAACTAAGCCATCAACTTCTAACCANTTTTGTGCGTTCTTATTTGGAAATTGATAGATCCTTAGGTGCTGAAAACTCAGATGAAACATTCTGTGTGTTGTGATAGCTCTTGTATTCACCCCATTAACCTAATTCTATGAAATATTGAGTTAAGGTATTGGGGAATTTAACAGCAGTGCTTGCACATTGAATAAATTTGCTCAAACTGCTGCTTCTGATGCCTCCACCTTAATGAAACAGGCAGACAGCAgtaaggcttagtttggcatTGAGGCATATTTAACGCTggtagatagaatggagttgaagaaaaagcatatagagaaaaagcatatagggatatacttctgcgttttCCGGTAggactatagaaaatatatcataaccgactcatcgtgatatacggaatgcaatattacgtacggaaacaaacagaatattttttcaacgtactttctcaccgcacgtaacgcaatctccccgcaataaCGCAATCTTCCCGCAATCTCAAACAAAGCCTAAGTGCTTGCTGAGGAAGTGCTTATCCGAGTATTGTTGTTAAAATTCTTCCTTAATCTTTTTTCTAATATCAGTATTAGaagcaccatatatatatataagttttctGTTATGAAAGTTCAAAAATCAGAATCTCAGTTTTTGCTTCCTAGTGTAGGAGAATTTTAGGTTTAAAACCTAAGCACAACTTGAACCGCTTGCTCCTCCAACAAAGATCTTCTCATCACTATTTTATAGTACTAAAATATGGGACTAaactaaaaatacttttttttttgagaaaaagataatacgttacctgctttatttattgaaaatatgaactAAACTACAGGGTTAAGGCAATGTAAGGTCTCAAGCAAGACGAGCGGAAATTAATTTTGTAGACTGCTAGTGCCGTTTTGCTGAGAATTTACCCCCACACTTAAATTTTTTCAATCTTTCGCAAATTATGAAAAcagataatttttaaatatttttaaccacCATAATATCAAACTAGGCCGTTCTACTGTTTCTCTAGCGGATGCGTCGCTGAGTTGCTAAAAATAgaagcaaaagcagaagcagagtTGAGCCGAAAAGCCCAAAGGCAGCCATTACTTATTAGCGTTTTAAGCTTAATTTAGTATTGAGTTCTATCTAACGCTATCGGATAAAGTAGTAGGGTTGAGATAAAAGCAGGCTCAAACAAACCCTGTTTGGATGGGTTTGAGCCCGAAAGAATCACAAGGACTAAGCGCGTTCGGGAGAAGAAGGTGCAGCTGGGAATGGGCGGCGGATTCAGATCGCGCGTGGACCACTACCTCTACAGCGGCGACAAGAAGCACGTCGTCGCGGGCATCGCCATCATCGCCGCCGTCTTCGGCGTCCCCTGGTTCCTCACCACCCGAGGTCTCACAAACCCTAAACTGCAACAAAAACCCTAAGCCTCGATCCGATCTCTCCAGTTCTTTGttttgcgtgtgtgtgtgtcttTGATGGTTGAGGGTAGGAATTGGAAATTAGGTTTGGGTAGGAGAAATTACTGGCGATAGTTGTGTGCTTCATTCGATCTGGCTCCACTGGAAAGGTTGTACGAGGAATCATGGGTAGTTAGTAATGTTCTTTTGTTATCCGAAAGATCGATCatgttcttttgttctttcggGTAATATAAGTTTCAGAGCCGGAGCTAAACCCTCTATGTTTTAAGAGGCCCTGCGATCGATTCTTATATCTACCATTTTATGACATATCATCCCCTTCGACATAAGATGTAACGG
This window of the Ananas comosus cultivar F153 linkage group 19, ASM154086v1, whole genome shotgun sequence genome carries:
- the LOC109725012 gene encoding transmembrane 9 superfamily member 8-like, with product MEISRLRGLLPWIIALVIVVSVAGPAAAFYLPGVAPADFQKKDMLFVKVNKLSSIKTQLPYSYYSLPYCHPDTIVDSAENLGEVLRGDRIENSPYVFQMREPQMCQIVCKITPNDKEAKELKEKIEDEYRVNMILDNLPLVVPIKRLDQDSAIVYQHGFHVGVKGQYSGSKEEKYFIHNHLSFLVKYHKDTQTELARIVGFEVKPFSVKHEFEGEWNGNKTRLSTCDPHAKRSVMNSDSPQEVEANKDIIFTYDVEFEESAIKWASRWDTYLLMTDDQIHWFSIVNSLMIVLFLSGMVAMIMLRTLYRDISKYNQLETQEEAQEETGWKLVHGDVFRPPSNSDLLCVYVGTGVQFFGMLLVTMMFAVLGFLSPSNRGGLMTAMLLLWVFMGLFAGYSSSRLYKMFKGAEWKKLTLRTAFTFPGIVFAIFFVLNALIWGEKSSGAVPFTTMFALVLLWFGISVPLVFVGSYIGFKKPAIEDPVKTNKIPRQIPEQAWYMNPIFSILIGGILPFGAVFIELFFILTSIWLHQFYYIFGFLFLVFVILIITCAEITIVLCYFQLCSEDYLWWWRSYLTSGSSALYLFLYATFYFFTKLDITKLVSGILYFGYMLIASYAFFVLTGTIGFYACFWFTRLIYSSVKID
- the LOC109725015 gene encoding uncharacterized protein LOC109725015, with product MGGGFRSRVDHYLYSGDKKHVVAGIAIIAAVFGVPWFLTTRGTKHQSHQDYMEKANKARSERLSSGQSSLK